Genomic segment of Candidatus Paceibacterota bacterium:
TTTTTTGCTGATCCTGAGCAAATAAGCCTTTCTGCAGTAAGAAGGATGGTTGTTAACGTCGGACCAGATAATATCTGGAACCTTATGAATCTACGTATGTGCGACCGTATTGGTACAGGAAGACCAAAAGAAGACCCTTACAGGCTTAGAAAGTATAAATCAATGATAGAAGAAGCTGTAAGAGCTCCTGTTTCTGTGAAAATGCTCAAAATTGATGGAAAGAGGATAATGGAGATTGCCAACATTCCACCAAGTCCAAAAGTTGGTATGGTTTTGAATGCTCTCATGGAAGAGGTTTTGGATGATCCAAAATTAAATACAAAAGATTATCTTGAAGAAAAAACTCAAAAACTTATTGCATTATCCGAAGAAGAATTGAATAATCTTGCAACAAAAGGGAAAGAAAAGAAAGCAGAAGCCGAAGAAAAAGAAATAGAAGAGATTAGAAACAAGCACAGTGTTAGATAAAGGACATAATTATAGAGTTATCCACAGTTTGTCCTTTACACTCTATTGTAAAGGACATAGAATAGTACCAGACCAGTTTGTTGTCCGAGACGATCGCAGAATAATGTACACGAAAAAAATAGAGGTTAGAAAAAATTTCGCTGATATTATTCTGTGATCGTAACAAGCAATGTTCTTTTATAAAGGGAAAGGTAGGCTTCTACTCCTAGTTTGAAGTCTCTCTCAAAAACTTTTAAATCCATCCTTCCGTTGCTAAGGAAGAATGACGATGTATGACTCTCAAATATATTTATGCCTCCCTACGGGAGAGCAATTTCAAAAAGAGACTGCACATCGCCACCTTTAAGGAACTGTCTGGATGAATTAGGTTCGACTTTTGAACCTAAGGGTCATGTGACCCACTTGTTCTTTCTTATTTTGAGAGGAACTTAAAAACCGCACACTTGCGCTCATTCTGATCGCATATCTGTGCGGTTTTATTTTGTTCGTTTTTTATGCTAATCACCTAATCACCAACTCAATAGGGCAGTGATCTGAACCTATGACACTATCTCGTATTTTGGTCTTTTCTATCTTCTTCAAAATCCCAGAAGTAACAAAGAAATAATCTATACGCCAACCAACATTCCTTTCTCTTGCAAAGGTTTTCATATCCCAATATGTATATTTACCAATCTCATTTGGATAAAAATGACGAAAAACATCCGTATAGCCGGCGTTTACAACTTCATCCAACCACGCACGTTCAACCGGAAGAAAACCTGTATTATCAACATTTTCTTTTGGTCTAGCTAGATCAATCTCTGTATGAGCAGTATTAATATCACCACAAAAGACTACTTCATAACCATTTTTCTTCAATCCATTTATATATTTCAAAAACTCATCATAATATTTCAACTTGAATTCAAGTCTCTCTGGACCACCACCTCCGTTGGGGAAATAGACATTGAGTAAAACAAATTTACCCAACTTATTACCAAAAGCATTTTCTTCATAAAATAAAGCTAGAAAACGTCCTTCTTGATCAAATTCTGGGATTCCCATTCCATATTCAACTTTCGTAGGTTTAACTTTGGAATATACGGCTACACCGCTATAGCCTTTGCGTCCTTTTGAATGATCAAAGTATGAAAAATAACCAACAGGATTCCTTACACCAGCTTCTAGCTGTTCTGCTTCAGCTTTTACTTCTTGAATACAGTAAATATCAGGAGATTCGCTCAAAAACCAATCAAAACCACCTTTTTTGACGTTGGCACGATAACCATTTACGTTCCAAGAAATGATACGCATAGGACAATGATAACATTATCTATATAATTTTTACTTCCTCTTATTATGAAACTGTTTATGAACTCTTTTTAATTCCGAATCCGTAACGTGAGTATAGATTTGGGTTGTACTTATATTGGAATGCCCCAAAAGCATTTGAACTGAACGTAGATCGGCACCATTGGAAAGTAAATCTGTGGCAAAGACATGTCGAATGACGTGGGGCGTAACTTTCTTTGATATACCAGCTTTTATGGCGCATTGCTTCACAATACGCTCAACAGAACGTGTATCAAGTCGCAAATCACCACCTCTAGCATTTTCACGACCTAGACGAACAAAGAGGGCATCGTCTATATCTGCACGCTTATCCAAATACTTTTTGATGGCACTTTTTGCTTCAGAAGAAAGGAAAACTACACGGATTTTCTCTCCTTTACCTCTTATGGAAAACTCATCAGCACTAAGATCTATATCTCTTGAAATGGAACAGAGCTCAGAGACACGAAGACCGGTAGAGAATAGGAGCTCTAATATGGCTTTATCACGTAATGATTTCAAATCATCACCATTGGACGAATCTAGAAGTCTTTTCAATTCTTCAGAAGTTATGAGGTCTAGTGGACGTTCTCCAACCTTTGCTAACTCTATATGTTCAGGAGATAAAGACTTCACACCACGCTTTGCCAAGAATTTCAGGAAAGAACGTAGGGCAATGAGATAATAGTTCTGAGTTTTCTTCTTCAGAGTCTCTTTTTCAGCCTTTCTATTGCTTGATTGACGATTGAGCCACAAATGAAACTCCCTAACTATCTTTTCTGTAATGTCTTCACCCTTCTTTATTTTGGAATATTCTATGAAACGAGAGATGTAATGATCATAATTCTCAACAGTTTTGAGAGAACGACCCTTTTCTATCTCAACATATTCCAAAAACTGCTGTTTGAGCTCATTGATATTTTGCGACATAGGTACATTGTAGTCTTAAAGCCGTCCTTGCGCCAATATTCCATTCATGCTATGATAATCGCCATGTTAACACCGAGACAAAAGACCAAGATAATCAAAGAAACCGGCATCCACGAAAAGGATAGCGGTTCTCCGGAAGTACAAGTCGCTCTTTTAACAAAAAGAATCGACGAACTAACAGGTCATCTACGCAAACATCGCAAGGACAATCACTCAAGACGTGGTCTCCTAGGCATGGTTGCAGATCGTCAGACTCACCTCAATTACCTCAAGAAGAACTATCCAAGACGTTATTCAGCTATCATAAAGAAGTTGGAACTCAAGAAATAGTCTTTTCTCTTTCTCTCATATTTAACTACTTATACCCTCATTAGGGTATAATTGTATTAGTAAGACTTTTTAATAAGAAATAATTTATAAAACATTTTCATGTCAATAATCAAACACAAAGAACAGCGCGTTGGTATTTTCATAGACGCACAAAATCTATATCATAGTGGTAAAAATCTATATCACTCCAAAGTCAATTTTGGTCAAATAGTCAAAGACGCAATGGACGGACGCAAACTCGTTCGAGCCGTAGCTTACGTTATCGCTACAGAATCAGGTGAAGAAAACGCCTTTTTCGAGGCACTTACAAAGATGGGTATAGAAACCAAGGTCAAAGATCTCCAAGTCTTTAGTTCTGGAGCCAAGAAGGCCGACTGGGACGTTGGGCTTGCTATAGATGCAGTCAAACTATCACCAAAACTAGACTCAGTTATCCTTGTAACTGGTGACGGTGACTTCGTACCGCTCGTTGAATACTTGCAAATGAACCAAGGTTGCCAAGTTGAAGTCGCTTCATTCGGTAAATCTACTTCTGCTAAGCTTATAGAAGCAGCAGATAACTTCATGGACCTAGATCAAGCTCCGAATAAGTATTTGCTAAGATCAGGAGGGAAGGGGAAATAATAAGATAAAAAATAAAACCTTACTTGTTGAACACAAGCCGACCGTGTTACATTTGATGTGTCCGAAGTACCTTTATTAATTATTACTGATCCCTAGATACACAGGTTTTCACGCAAGCAAAAATGCCTTGCAATCTGTAATCTAGGGGTGAGTCCTCTCGATGTTTCAAACATCCGCCAATTGGTGGAGCAGACACCGGGAACAAAACTTATGAATAAAAAAGAATATTCTCTAGAGATCGGAGGAAAAACTCTCACAGCAGAGTTCAATGATCTTACTGACCAGACCAACGGGGCAGTTATGTTGCGTTACGGTAACACCGTAGTCTTGGCAACCGCTGTAATGGGTAAAAATGCAAAAGATAGTGACTTCTTTCCATTGACAGTTGATTACGAGGAACGTTTTTACGCTACAGGCAAAATTCTAGGATCTAGATTTGTACGCAGAGAGGGAAGACCTTCTACAGAAGCTATCCTTTCCGGAAGAATCGTAGACCGCACTATCCGACCATTGTTTGACCAAAGAATGCGTCATGAAATCCAAGTTGTACTCACAACTCTTTCAATAGACAAGGAAGATCCTGATGTAATATCAGTTATCGCCGCTTCTTTGGCTCTAAGCACCTCCAATATTCCATGGAATGGCCCTGCTTCTGCTGTAAGAATTAATAAGAAAAGCGATTTCATAATCAATCCAAATACCGAAGACCGTGAAAACCCTGAGGTTACTTTGGACATGATCGCTTG
This window contains:
- a CDS encoding exodeoxyribonuclease III; amino-acid sequence: MRIISWNVNGYRANVKKGGFDWFLSESPDIYCIQEVKAEAEQLEAGVRNPVGYFSYFDHSKGRKGYSGVAVYSKVKPTKVEYGMGIPEFDQEGRFLALFYEENAFGNKLGKFVLLNVYFPNGGGGPERLEFKLKYYDEFLKYINGLKKNGYEVVFCGDINTAHTEIDLARPKENVDNTGFLPVERAWLDEVVNAGYTDVFRHFYPNEIGKYTYWDMKTFARERNVGWRIDYFFVTSGILKKIEKTKIRDSVIGSDHCPIELVIR
- the xerA gene encoding site-specific tyrosine recombinase/integron integrase; translated protein: MSQNINELKQQFLEYVEIEKGRSLKTVENYDHYISRFIEYSKIKKGEDITEKIVREFHLWLNRQSSNRKAEKETLKKKTQNYYLIALRSFLKFLAKRGVKSLSPEHIELAKVGERPLDLITSEELKRLLDSSNGDDLKSLRDKAILELLFSTGLRVSELCSISRDIDLSADEFSIRGKGEKIRVVFLSSEAKSAIKKYLDKRADIDDALFVRLGRENARGGDLRLDTRSVERIVKQCAIKAGISKKVTPHVIRHVFATDLLSNGADLRSVQMLLGHSNISTTQIYTHVTDSELKRVHKQFHNKRK
- the rpsO gene encoding 30S ribosomal protein S15 — encoded protein: MLTPRQKTKIIKETGIHEKDSGSPEVQVALLTKRIDELTGHLRKHRKDNHSRRGLLGMVADRQTHLNYLKKNYPRRYSAIIKKLELKK
- a CDS encoding NYN domain-containing protein → MSIIKHKEQRVGIFIDAQNLYHSGKNLYHSKVNFGQIVKDAMDGRKLVRAVAYVIATESGEENAFFEALTKMGIETKVKDLQVFSSGAKKADWDVGLAIDAVKLSPKLDSVILVTGDGDFVPLVEYLQMNQGCQVEVASFGKSTSAKLIEAADNFMDLDQAPNKYLLRSGGKGK